The following DNA comes from Rhodovulum sulfidophilum DSM 1374.
TGGCGTTCCAGGCGGCGACCCAGATCGGCCTGATCGAGGCCGCCGGGGAAATCGACCGGCTGGTCGGCGACGGCGCGCTTTCGGGCGAAGAGGCCCGGCGGCTGGCCCGGATCGGGCTGGCCAATTACTTCGCGGGCGCGGCGGTGATGCCCTATGGCGCCTTCTGGCGCGCGGCCGAAGAGTCGGGATACGATATCGGCTGGCTCGGCCATCGCTTCGGCATGGGCTTCGAGGCCACCTGTCACCGGCTCTCGACGCTGCAGCGCCCCGGCATGCAGGGCGTGCCCTTCTTCTTCCTGCGGGTGGACCGCGCGGGCAACATCTCGAAACGCCAGTCCGCGACCGATTTCCATTTCTCGAAAGTCGGCGGAAGCTGTCCGCTCTGGCGGGTGCATTCGGCCTTCGACCGGCCCGGAGAGATCCTGACCCAGATCGCCGAAATGCCCGAGGGGCGGCGCTATTTCTGGCTCACCCGCATGGTGCAGAGCCGCCGCGGCCGTCATGGCTCGCCCGGCAAGGCCTTCGCCGTCGCGCTTGGCTGCGACATCGCCCATGCCGGCCGGCTGGTCTATTCCAAGGGGCTGGATCTGGCCGATCCGGCCGCGGCGACGCCGATCGGAGCGGGCTGCAAGATCTGCCCCCGCAACGGCTGCCCCCAGCGCGCCTTCCCGATGCTGGGCCGTCCGCTGGCCGCCGATCCGGCCCGCGCACCCTTCGCGCCCTATGCAAGGGCGGCAGGCCCGGACGAGCCGCCGCCCTGAGGCCATGACCGGGACCGAAACGCCGGTCATGGCCGTCGCCTGCCGGGGGCCGGGGGCCGGGGATCGACGGATCGCCCCCCTGCCCCCGAGGCGGGCCTCAGGTCGGGTAGAAGTTGATATGCACGATATCGTTCGAGATCCCGGTGGTCATCGGCGCCACCAGGACATCGCCGTCATCGCGCTGATAGCCATAGGCGCCCTTGCCGTAATCGCCGAAGCCTTCCCATTTCATCGGCTCGGCGCCGGCAGCCTTGGCCATGTCCAGCGACATCTCGTCGGCCAGCGCCATCGGATCGGCGACATTCTGCAGGATGATGGAGCATTTGTCATCGGACATGCTCCCCCCGATGATCACCGAGGCATTGATCCCGTCCGGCCCGAGATAGCTGGCATACACGAAACTGCCCGAGCCGCTCTTGCGGCCATCTTCGAAGGTGTCGGACGCGTCCAGCGCCTCGATGGCCTTGCCAAGATCGCCGCCCGAGGCCAGGCAATAGGACTCGAAGGCCGAAATCGCCGCCGCCTCGCGTTCATCGGCATGCGCGGCGGTTGCCAGCACGGTGGCGGCCAAAAGCGGCAGGGCCAGTTTTTTCATCATCTTCTTCTCCTCTTTGGATGAAAAATCGGTCAGGCTTCGGGCACGGGGCCGAAGCGGTTTTCATG
Coding sequences within:
- a CDS encoding short-chain fatty acyl-CoA regulator family protein, whose amino-acid sequence is MKKAFLGGRLRQLRETRGLTQAALAERLGLSPSYLNQIERNQRPLTVQVLLKINAAFGLDIQVFSEEGDARLLAELREAVQGGEPAVGASEIRDLIDNAPALARRVVALHRHLREAEDRAAALALAQGAPDAMPVPAPFEEVRDFFYDNRNFFDRLDAQAEALAETLSGSAAGLTPGLVPGDPLPGLAAHLKTRHGIVLRRNEADGGDLRHFDPDRRELSLSRDLSPGQMAFQAATQIGLIEAAGEIDRLVGDGALSGEEARRLARIGLANYFAGAAVMPYGAFWRAAEESGYDIGWLGHRFGMGFEATCHRLSTLQRPGMQGVPFFFLRVDRAGNISKRQSATDFHFSKVGGSCPLWRVHSAFDRPGEILTQIAEMPEGRRYFWLTRMVQSRRGRHGSPGKAFAVALGCDIAHAGRLVYSKGLDLADPAAATPIGAGCKICPRNGCPQRAFPMLGRPLAADPARAPFAPYARAAGPDEPPP